aagccttgatggactgTATCAGTCCAGCCAGGTGCTTAGCAGAGCTCTTTCTGCTGGAGTGGGGGTCAGCTCCTAGGGCCAaccagtagcctttctcctcccagctcctgtagACCTTCACTAACTCGGAGAGAACTGCTGCGCGTGAGAAGGCTGTGAGGAGGATTGGGATGCTGAGCAATTTGCTGACCAGCTATTCCTCTCTAGaggtaaggagccaggcaccCTCCAGCTACCCCATCACCCTTCCCTGCAGAccacagcaccctgcagctcAGGGGTCTCTCCGAGGGAAGCCAGACACAGGTTAGGGCACTCAGCAAGGCTCTGCCCTGAAGCGAAGGTCCTTGCCCCTCTTTCTATGGGCTTCTACCTCCAGTTCCTTTTCCCTGAGGAGCCAGCTGGgcctccagccctgtgcagggcaggactGCCCAGGAAGTATGATGTGAGCCCAGGTCTGGCAGtgctccctgccctgggctgctgcccagctgctttgggagccaaGGCTTGCAGGGCCCTCCAAAGCTTTGCCTTTCCTGGGATCCAACCCTGGGCAGTCTTTTGGCTTCAGGGTTTTGGTCCTGATTGCATCCCCTCAGCCCTTCTACCTGTACCACCCCCTTCCCTAGGTCTGGCGCCCCTTTGGAGGAGTCGAAGACAGCCCTGCCTACTATGGGAAGATCCTTGTTCCGATGCTGGGACAGCTGGTGGGACGTCTCATTCTTTGCTGTGGTTGCAAGAACCCAGAGACAAACCGTGGGGCTTGGAGGCTCTTCATTGCCTGTCCCGATTCATCATGCAGCTAAAACATAAGGGAAGCTGTGGTGGGATGTGTCCTTCTGGACACGGatatcctggcaaagccaggGAAGGCATCACACTGCCTCATCCACTCTGCTCAGTGAGACAAAGGAGCAGGAAACACTCCTGATGTAGGAGTAGGGAGCagctgtgctgcaccagccccatGCTGCTCAGGATCAGTGCAGTGGGTGCCTAAGCAAGAGGACATGGGTGAGGTGAAACTTGCCCACTCAGTCGTGAACCAGAGCTTTTGCCCTGTGAGAAACAGCTGCTCTCCTGCTGTAGAGCTTGGTCCTCTCCCGCAGCAGCCTAGTatagaaaaaagcagaattttttaagtcggaaggcacctctggaggcctTCTGTCCCACCCCCATATCAAAGTAATGTTAACTACAGGCAGTTGCTCAGGTCCTTGTCCAAACctgtgttgaatatctccaaggacggagactccacagaATCCCTGGATAACCTCTTTTTCTCCAGCAGAAGTGTCATTGTCTGCGGGGTCCTACTTGCAGGGACCTACCCACCTTCCCAGTGCCCTTTGCAGTACCCTGGGCTTTTGTTGTGTGTTTGCTCTggtggagggaagaaggagaggaAGCACCTTAGGAACTTCTGCTAGAGCTGTCATATCACTTGGAGCAGTATGTTAGTGCCGGTCCTGGATACTACTGGACTTaaaaatgctcagcagcccctgctcaccctaCGGCTTCTGTCATTCTTCACACCAGAAAGCCCAAACAAACCCATCAGACTTTTGGTATCCTTCAAAGCAattgccccttctctcccctgGAATAGATCCTGATcctccctgggaatcctgctccccatACATTTCTGGCATGTCCTTTTTCTCTGCCACTCTGTTTTCCCTCTGACTCCATGAGTCTGCTACCTCCAACTCTCCGTCGCCCCTACTGACCACTCTCTTTcactcctgttcaggcagggagACGTTGAAGGATAATCCAGAGGATGTAGAGCCCCAAGGAGTGGGAAGCCGACAGtgagctctgcctttcatggACCAGCAACATCAGTGTGACCATGAGGGTGAGGAGCACCTCCGTTGCTGGGACTCTTTGCCAAGGGgtcatcaggagacttggatgagcaaCATGATCCATAATGAGTGGGGCTCAGTGGGCCTCGTGGTTATTGCAGAGTGGGCAGAGGCAGTggtggagagggaagcagctctcagtggcacTTTGTGTAATGGCTGTACTCTGGTAGCAGCCCCGCTCTCACTGGTGTCTCTTCCACTGTCCCTGAGTGGGGACTAGCCAGAGGCTTCACTCCAAGtgtcacagcagcagctccagccttgctggctGCCAGCAAGCTGTGATTGCCTGCAGAAccagtgcactgtgaccctgacACCAGCCTCCCTCCCTTGGCCTGATGGCCTTCTGTCCACATGCCCCACGGTGCCACTGCTCAGCACATCACCTACTCCCAGCTCTCCTGGGGCCCTGGTGCCAGCATTGCCCCGCTCCTCTCTCTCACGCAGTgtggcatttcttccctcacctcctttctcccatagctgtttgtgaaagACCTGCAGCCTCCTGAGAGGACAGACATTGTTGTCACAGCCAttgagggcatgaggaactgcagcacctgcagcatgGTGGTGGCTACCCACATGCTAAAAATGTTCATGCTGGACACTGTCTCTctgctggaagatgtaagcagcctgcGGCTGGTGTGCCTGGGGCTTGAGCCCTCTGGGGCATTGCTTTCCCCGCCAGACCCAGGGTTCTTGGGCACCCGACagcctttgaaggcagcaaggagtggggggagtgatggagagggaaggagatctcagtggggaCTGGGGTAATGGCTGCTCTCTGGTAGCAGCCCCACTCTCACCCATGTCTCTTCCAGGTGCCACAGATCATAAGGTGCCTCTACAGGAGCCTGAAGTACGTCAGGGAGTTGGCAGCCTGGGTCGCCCTAAACAggaccctttgccagctggctTCCTCGAACCCTGATGAGGTGATCGTGAGcttgctgtactgctccccactctgcaacagATGTGGCGCCTGTCAGCCTCGAGAGCTCATCCCATGGGGAGAAGGGCCCAAAGATGGTGAGAGCCAAGGAGATCTCCAGGACACCCCCGAGGGACAGGgctgtctgtctctcccaccatttcccagccctggtgcaccAAGCAGGCCTTCAGGAGCCAGAGCTGACCAAGTGTCCATGCCTTCAGCCCCAGAGCGCAGCTGCcatgctccctgcctgccccacaagggacttcagcttggtcatgtcctgcctgcctgggcagaACTCTCTTGGGGCTCCCAGTGAGGAGGGGatcggcaggggcagggctgccgcACAGCCGGGaacctccagggcttgcccaggcTATGGcactgtggccaaggaggcaccactgagagagtgctctgggcctgcagcactgctgtgaccatgtggaaggtgaTGATGGCTAAGCCTACGGCTGCGACGGacatgctgcgggagctgctgagcttgctggaggacCAGCTGCTGCGCAAGCAGTCCAGCCCCGACAGAGACAACACCCACATTCTTCCCCTGCCTGTGAGTTACCAGATGAGGCCTCGCTTGCCccaggctggcacctgcctctctgggtcctctctcccctcccggtGTGCCGCAAAGCAGAGATCTCTCCTGAGCCGATGgatacaacatgcccagtgccagACCTCCGActgacagcacacagggctgctGAATCCTGCTTGTGCCTCTCTGCACGCAAACACCTAGGCTGGCTATGCCCAGGCAATCTCCATCCTACACTGTCCCTGCATCTGCCGACCTtgctcagcaggctggaaaccCAGGCTAGGGTTGGGGCAAAGTTAGGGGCtggagtagggctcctgcaaaacctgggCAGGCAGCAAGGCCTGGGAGAAGgaccctggcagagcctgcatgaTACATGAGACCTCCCCGATGATGGTCATgctgacccaggaaggcagctgagtgaagccatgctggcagcctggggcttgacaggaggtggtgGGTCACccagtggcttggactttgctggtaaTCAGGAGGTGCGGTGACTGCTCCCAACTCCCCGCTGACCCATTCAGCTGCCCcaagtctttcatgccaggcgcttggctgtgctgcacaaggaaAAAGGCACCAGTACCCATCGGGAAGAGCTTCCACTGCTGGCATCTCTCGGCTGTGCCTGGCAGAGATCCAgtcccagcaccaagcaagccagctccaaatggcATCAATTGTGAGAATGCTGTGCCCAGATTCCCACTGAGAGGGACAATGAGCCAGAACGCAGGACCAGGCTAACgcagccagctgctcctgggcctagaggcagcagccttcctccgtaCAGAGGAGGCCCTCCGTATATCAGGGCCCACTTGGAGATTTGTTCTCTGCACTGCACCCTCTGTGGCCAAGCCATGGTGTGTGCAGATTCCTGGCcctggacactgagccctgatgggaaatcagcaaCCACAGCACTTTTGGCAGCCGGAGTGTCTTTCCTTGCATCACAAAAGGAAgttgtctttcacacaggcaaggaaaatgcagagcctcctcccagacatcatggagtGGCTGTAGGGTGCTCACAGGGACATGTGTGTggaaagcctgatgttgctgagaaacatccgcAGCTACTTGGAAATGAAGGGGTCCaaccccattgctctgcagctggctgagaagcttctgccatgtTTTGATGGTGTAAGGCTAGCGGGAGAGCCAGGAGCTCTCCTCACACGTCCAAGGGTCTAaatgcatggctatgggtgctgtgtgtccctctgcacatgtgcccatTGGCACCTGAATTTGCGcttcctgccacaggccctgctgcctgtcaggaaaccttCTGTGGCTTCATGAGCAGTCAAAGGCTTAAAAATGGAAACAGTGGAGCCACTGCTGAATGGAGTTGGAGGCGTAGTGAGAGTGGACACACAGAATGCTGAGGAAGACCTCCGTGATTAGCACAAAAGTTCAGGAAGGAGAACTGTGGATGAGGATCCAGCAGTGCATGAGGATTGACTCAGCTGTGAGAACTCGACATCTCAGGTCCATGGGACTCAGCGGGCTGCATCTGACCATGCTGAGAAAACTGGACAGCATCCTTTCCcaatggcaggaggaaagcaacgTTTGCAcccttcttcaaaaaaggccaaaagcatgATCCAAGGAACAGCAGGCTGGCTGCTTGTTCAGTCCAtcttcacttcagtccctggggaAATCATGGAGTGAATCCCCTTGGAAAACCACTGGGCACATAGAGGAGAATGTGCCTGTGAACCGTCATCATGGATTTCCCAAGGATTAATCATGCCtggccaacctgattgcctgctaggataaaacagctggatttgtggaggaggggagagcagtgaatgccaCTTAACATTAACAGGACTTTTCAGAGTCTCCCACAATAGCCCTGTATGAAAGTCAGGACGTGATAGTCTAGGTGGGTGGATGCCCAGAGGAACGAAACACTGGTTAGGTGACTGTGCTCAGAACAGAGGGGTGGATGGGTTGTACTGTCCCTGGGGGCCATAAAGAAGTGGAATCTTTCAGgggtctgtcctgggacctgCCCTGTTTTACAACATCATCAGTCACCTGGGAGAGGCCTGCACATGACAAGAAATCAGGAGGACTGGTCTATACGCTCAAGGACATGGCAGCTACCAGAAGGACCTAGAGAGGCCAACAGGATCCTCATGGAATTCCGAAAAGGACTGTCTAAGAAATTCTCAGTACTTTGGGGTTACATCACAGCAGAAGCTTCATTTACCATAGCTAGCTGTAGGAGAGAGCACATGGTGGCAGTGACGACAATAAGCCTCACTGGTGTGGTCTCTGCATGCCACCAGGAACAAGGCCTTTTATGTACTTTCTCACCTATCTGAGAAACATTTTAACCCATCAAATGTCATAATCAAAACCCTTTCCTTTTATGGAATGCTATAGTTATACATCCCTTGCACCTCAAGGCCAGTTGGATCCAGTTTTGACTGGTGACTCTGCTTACAGCTCGTCTGTGAAGGAAAGTGCTAGAACAGTTAAGAAACATCCACATTAGGCCTCAGCAAAGATTGTCTTTTAAATTGCCAAACAGCAGGTGAACCCCCAAATAGATTACCTAGTCTGTATATTTACACAGACTACCACAGGACGATTCCAGATCCTCCCCTTCGGAAGGAAGACCTCTTGCAGTCATTCAGGCTGGGGACAGACTGgccgggagcagctctgtggagaaggcgcTGGCCGTCATGGTGCCCAGCAaggtggacatgagccagcagtgtgcccatgCAGCAAGGGAGGCCAACAGCATCCCAGGCCGTGTGACCAAGCGAGGTGATCACTCCCCATGACTCAGTGCTTGTTAGACACAGTAGAGTGCACACCAGAGCACTCTagattactgtgtccagtttcaggCCCGCAATatagaaaagacattgacaaactggagtgagttcagtagaGGGTCATGAAGAAGCTCAGGGGGttacagcacttgccctgtgaggagaggtgaaggaagagggcttgttcaacctggagaaaaGATGGCTTTGGGGGCAGTAATTGCAGCTTCCCAATACCTATGATGTGGTTATAATGGTGATAGAGCGAGGCCCTTCACAGTAGTGCACCATGggtggacaagagacaacaagcagaagttgaAAGGAGAGTGGTTCAGATTGGGCAGAGGTAGCATTTGTTTCGCCAGGAGGGTAGTTAAgcattggaagaggttgcccagagaggctgtgcagtctccatccttggaggttttcaaggcttTATGGGATAAAGCTCTGAGCGACATAGTCTGACGTCAACCTGACCCTTCCTGGAGCAGCAGGTGGGAATATGGACATCTGGATGTCCCTTCCAACACAAATTATTATTCGATTTTATGATACATGTTTCTGTGACCATTTCTGACACTCCTGGGTACtagagaaaggctgagagagtgtgGAGAGGTGACACGGAGCTTCAAGGTGATTCCCAGACTTCCCaaaaggcagctggaggccagagacaCACTACAAGGGCTAGGGAGAGGGAAAGGTCTCCTGCACATCAGCACTCCTGAAGGGATGAGGAGAGCATGCGTCAAGCTCCAGTGAGCACAGCTGTGTTGGCACTTATACTGAAATGACTGTGATTCtcataaaaaaaaacccagtcctcCCACTGAGGCAAATGTCTCTTGTCCTTAGAAGCCACAGCACAAATGTCTGCATCCATGGGTCCAcgttcccctccccttccagccaGAGCAGTGGCTGAAGAGACTGCATCTCATGACACGCAAGTCCAACATGATTAAGAGGAATCAGACCTCCTGCGGCTTACGTTTGTgccacaacaggagcaaaggaggccccTGGGCACCTTCCAGGAAGGAGAGATGGGCCTGAACCAGGAGGACATGTCAGTAGCTCTGATCCTTTCAACCCCCAACACGCCAGGCCCCTGTGCCTCGGAGACAGGTTAGGGGGCTCTCCCCCCTCGGGGAGagacagagcctggcaccccaGGGGGACTCACCCCTTTgcccagggcaagtctccatggctgggaggaaatgcctgtggctcagcctcttcctccctgctgaccattgcgggaggctggagggaccaagTCAGGCAATCAGGGCTCTCTAAacctgagagagtcagtgaaTAGACAGTTgtctgcagggaggggaagggaatccCATGTCATGGCATCTCCCCTGGTTCTGCTTCATGAGACTGGAGGAGTCCTAGCACTGCCTTCTTCAGTTCCTTTTCAAAAGAGCATGACCCAGAGTTGAAATGACCCAGAAGTATGAAGAAAGGAAGCCTCGCCAGAGGAATTTACAAAGTTCTCACCAAATCAGAGGTtccagtctcctttgagagccaattatgcattgctcactctctgcaatccctggggagagctgagctgtGGCAGGAACCTTCAAAGATTCGTTTCTGCTATGAACCTCAGGACACTCTGGTACTCCTGGGGTctccctgcaggaacagctggAAGAAGATGGCAATGGCAGAACAATGCCTGAGCCTTGGTTTGGGGTTTGCAGAGAGTTCAGGGGAGACAAGGATGTGATGGGGAAGTTGCAGAGGGTGGGACCCCGACCTTGATCGCCATTCTGAGGCACCATCAGCGCAGAGGTCACCCCTGCGTGCCGACGGTTGGAGGTTGGTGCTAGATGTCCTGAGACAAGTCAGGgtgctatttattttgctgctgggtgTTTGCAAAGGGAAAGTTTGCGAGTGAGACCACAGTTTCAGTCCTGGCCTTTCCTTCTTGTCTCCCCacccagctccctccttcccccagactcCCCCCGCACccgagtccctggcactgcagagcAGAGATCCTGGAGCGGGACTGGGGATGCTGACTTACAGCTGGGCTGTTGGTGTGTTGGAGCCAACCCCAGGGCATTAACCCACCTCAGCCGGGATGGAGGAACAGTCTGGGCAGGGAGTCTTTCCTACTCTCCTTCCATCtatcattttctctccttctctgtgtctcTTTTGCTCTCGATCCCtgtttcccttctgctgcctctctgtctccccgtttttctgtctctgtctcttgtCTATCTTTCTTCTCTCCGTCATTCAAAGACCTGCAATTTTGGTGTGAGACTCTCAGATTTTTCAGCACTGACTCTCACGCACCCAGGCAGAGGCTTGGGGATGTCAGCCATTCTGTAGCGATGCTGGGGACCTCTCCTAACGCTGTCATTATCACCTGCAGAAGCAATTCATCCCGGTTGAGAAGGTGAGTGTAAAGTCAGTTTGGGGGAGTGTGGCTGTTTGGAGGGACTCATCCCTCCCAGGAATTCTCTAGGCAAGCTGGGTGTCTGCCTTTGGCGTCTCTAAGTCACTGTAATAGGTCTAATGGCAGCTGAAGGGAATCATCAGGGAAAtgattttctccttccctgtttttgTGAACCCCCCCAGGAAGGGCACTGGGCGGAGGGCTGCGTGTCTCAGGCACAGACTTTCCGTGACCAGGCATTCAGGCATGTCCTGGGCATCGCCATGCCTCTGACCTTGCTCCTGTCCCCCTCACTCCAGCACACTGGGGACCCCCCcgccagtgcccagcagtgctgagcagggacccccatgagcacagctgtccatgctgaggtccagctgctgggctgcggTGTTCAGGCAGGCAGCCCCTGAACCCTCAGGAACCACcgctgaggaggaaaagatgtcAAGCCGATgatcttccctgtgcttttcccttgctccctgcaaaaagtttcttcttctcaccTTTCTCCCCAGAGAGGCTCCAATGAGAAGATTCTAGCTATCTACTGAGACAGTCCACTGTGAAGTCctttgtgcatctctgcttgaAACCCTTGATCAGAGCTATGTCCGTGTAAAAAGCTGGGCTGCCTAGGAACAATCTTTTCTCCTCCAAACAGAAAAGAGCTACAGAGAGCCAGGACCACTCCGCCTTTGCAGGGCTGATTCTTtttgtgcaaggagaaaaggtgCCTGGCATGATATGCTTTCACCTGAGGAGTCCTTTTGGGAGTGGgatttccttttccccccctctctgagATATCTGTTTCAGGCCTTAGAGCGGAAGGATCTCTTTCCTCGACGTCTCAGCTGGGTGCTAAGGGGATAACTTTGAACACGGGAAACAAGGCTGTCTCAGCTCGAGCAGGAGGACATTCTCTGTTAATGTCACAGTATAAAGAAAGTAACTCAGTGGGGCAGCTCATGCCTGTGGTCAAAAGGGGATGCTCCTCAGATGAGTGGTTTTCCCCTCTGGAAAATCCTGTTTCTCACCATGGAGCCAATAAAGGGAATGTCAATGGATGTTCATCCATCAGCTGTGGCTGTTGTTTTTCtcagcttcagtaaggcttttgaccctgCCTCCCGTAGCATGCTCATAGACAACCTGATTAAATGTGGCTAGATAAGCAGAccatgaggtggactgaaaacgggCTGGACTGCtgggttcagagggttgtgatcagtggcacaaagtccagccggAGGCcactcactagtggtgtcccccagggtcaacactggggccaatactgtttaacgtctTCATTATTGACTTGGGTGATGAGACCGAATGTACCCAGAGCAAATTTTCAAACGATACAAACCtggcaggagtggctgatacaccaggtgattgtgctgccatttagagggaccttgacagactgGAAAAACGGGCAGAGAGGGacctcgtgaagttcaataaatggaagtgtgaagtcctgcacctgaggagaaATAAATCCATGCACAAGCACactctgggggctgaccagctggagagcagctttgcagagaaggacctgggtgtcctggtggacaagttgagcaTGAACCAGCCAtgcgcccttgcagcaaaggtgatcaacagtatcctgggctgctttaggaagagcattgccagcaggtcaagggagaggatccttcccctctactcagctctggtgaggtctcatctggagtactgtgtccagttctggctcCCAAGTACAAGACATGGACtttctggagcaagtccagcaaagggcgaCAAAGATGATTGCGGTTACTGGAGTATCTgtaatacgaggagaggctgggagagctgggactgttcagcctggtgaagagaagacttaggggggagtttatcaatgtgtataaatatctgaagggagggtgtcaagagggcagggccagactctgctcactggtgcccagtgccaggatgagaggcaatggacacgaacagaaacacaggcaattccatctgaacaaaagaaaacttcttcactgtgagggtggttgaacactggaacaggtggcCTAGAGAAgcggtggaatctccatccttgaagatatcaatacctgactggacatggtcttgggccacctgctgtagctgactgcttgagcagggggattagACCACATGGTCTgcataggtcccttccaacctcaactattctttagggtatttttgttttgttttgttttttgctgagtGCAGAATCGCGTGACTATTCTTCTGGCAAAAACTTTCTATCCaatgttttaatacagaaagaaatattctttttttgcagGCCTCCttcttgaaagcaggaaaaagaaagacagatctatgatgctgatggagaaatgggaatgggacaatggGACATCACCGatggagttcctcctgctgggaatggggaatatcCCAGCACTCCAGagaccactcttcctcctctcactCATGATCTACTTGATGTGTGTGGTTGGGAATATCCTCATCGTTGTGCTGGTGGTTGCAGACCGGCATCTtcatacccccatgtacttcttccttggcaatctgtcctccttggagatcTGCTatagctccaccatcctgcctcgACTGCTGGCCAGCCTCCTGACCGGGGACAGGACCATCTCTGTTCATGGCTGTATtgctcagttctatttctttggcgGTTTTACAGCTGcagagtgttacctgctggccatgatgtcctacgatcggtacttggccatatgccagcccttGCTCTATGCCAgtctcatgacctggaaggtctgttTCCAGATGGCGGCTGGGTCTTGGCTAATGGGATTCCTTATCCCCGCATCAGTGACTCCTTTCTTGGCCCAGCTGAAGTTTTGTGGCCCCGAGGCAAtagaccacttcttctgtgatcttaccccattgctggagcttgcctgcagtgacaccaggaaGGTCAGGCTCGTTGCTTTCGTATTCGGCTTCTTGGATGTGGTCCTCCCCTTTCTGTTCACGCTGGCCTCCTacatgtgcatcatagctgccatcctgaggatcccatccagcgtgggcaggcagaaggccttctccacctgctcctctcacctcaccgttgtcactgttttctatggcaccctcatcattgtctacatGCTGCCCAGAACCCCCCGGCtaaggcagctcaacaaagtgttctcctttttctacactgtcctcacgcccctggtcaatcccctcatctacagcctgcggaacagggaggtcagggaggccctcagaaaagcactcaggaaagctctggcttTCACCCAGAGCCCATAGCAGTTG
This sequence is a window from Apteryx mantelli isolate bAptMan1 chromosome 24, bAptMan1.hap1, whole genome shotgun sequence. Protein-coding genes within it:
- the LOC136994093 gene encoding LOW QUALITY PROTEIN: olfactory receptor 5B21-like (The sequence of the model RefSeq protein was modified relative to this genomic sequence to represent the inferred CDS: deleted 2 bases in 1 codon), which codes for MEKWEWDNGTSPMEFLLLGMGNIPALQRPLFLLSLMIYLMCVVGNILIVVLVVADRHLHTPMYFFLGNLSSLEICYSSTILPRLLASLLTGDRTISVHGCIAQFYFFGGFTAAECYLLAMMSYDRYLAICQPLLYASLMTWKVCFQMAAGSWLMGFLIPASVTPFLAQLKFCGPEAIDHFFCDLTPLLELACSDTRKVRLVAFVFGFLDVVLPFLFTLASYMCIIAAILRIPSSVGRQKAFSTCSSHLTVVTVFYGTLIIVYMLPRTPRLRQLNKVFSFFYTVLTPLVNPLIYSLRNREVREALRKALRKSGFHPEPIAVVHYCVNKDNKVVLLPVGNFATLSSFFSSEGKFVA